In Limnobaculum parvum, one DNA window encodes the following:
- a CDS encoding multidrug/biocide efflux PACE transporter, producing MSRSFMQKKTLAERIFHALCFEVIAIMITAPLFSWLMDRSIFQMGTLAIVLSTTAMIWNVIYNALFDRLWPSNRMTRNAKVRIFHALGFEGGFIIIGLGLVVAILGVSVKTAFLMEIGFFLFFLPYTYIYNLVYDILREKVIKHRARKMEIRLAGNYKK from the coding sequence ATAAGCAGGTCATTTATGCAGAAGAAAACATTAGCAGAGCGTATTTTTCACGCGCTCTGCTTTGAGGTGATTGCCATTATGATTACGGCACCACTTTTTTCGTGGTTGATGGATCGTTCCATCTTTCAGATGGGAACGTTGGCCATTGTGCTTTCGACGACCGCAATGATCTGGAACGTCATTTATAACGCACTGTTCGATCGTTTGTGGCCTTCAAATCGGATGACTCGCAACGCAAAAGTGCGTATTTTTCATGCTCTGGGTTTTGAAGGTGGATTTATTATCATCGGCTTGGGACTGGTGGTGGCAATATTAGGGGTGAGTGTTAAAACGGCATTCCTGATGGAGATTGGTTTCTTTCTCTTCTTTCTACCTTATACCTACATCTACAATCTGGTTTATGACATCTTGAGAGAGAAGGTGATTAAACACCGGGCCAGAAAGATGGAAATACGATTGGCTGGAAATTATAAGAAGTAA
- a CDS encoding TerC/Alx family metal homeostasis membrane protein: MEQTSLGFPPLTVTVFIVLAISALAIDLIAHRKDKPISLKNASIWCLFWLSIGLGFGGFLYVQHGVEIASLYLTGYALEEVLSVDNLFVIMAIFAWFKIPHGYRHRVLYWGIIGAIVFRGIFVVIGTGLLALGPWVEMLFAVIVFFTAVMMLRANHDGEEIEDYSRHPANRLVRRFFPVYPKLVGNHFLLSAKEVKVDLSRPENKDFVFHVKKNVRYATPLFLCVAVVELSDVMFAFDSVPAVIAVSREPLIVYSAMMFAVLGLRTIYFVLEALRNHLVHLEKAVIFLLFFVSFKLGLNASEHIWHHGYEIGATASLGVVLTALAVGILSSFIFPAKDDK, encoded by the coding sequence ATGGAACAAACCAGCCTTGGTTTTCCTCCGTTAACCGTAACGGTTTTTATTGTGCTTGCCATTTCCGCCTTGGCTATCGACCTGATCGCACATCGTAAGGATAAGCCCATCAGTCTGAAAAACGCCTCAATTTGGTGCCTATTTTGGCTGTCTATAGGCTTGGGATTCGGTGGTTTTCTTTATGTTCAACACGGTGTAGAAATTGCCAGCCTGTACCTGACGGGGTATGCGCTAGAAGAAGTGCTGTCCGTTGATAATCTGTTTGTCATCATGGCTATTTTTGCCTGGTTTAAGATCCCGCATGGTTATCGCCATCGCGTGCTCTATTGGGGCATTATTGGTGCCATTGTTTTTCGTGGCATTTTTGTGGTGATTGGTACCGGGTTATTAGCATTAGGGCCTTGGGTAGAGATGTTATTTGCCGTCATCGTGTTCTTCACGGCCGTCATGATGTTGCGCGCTAATCATGACGGTGAAGAGATTGAAGATTATTCTCGTCATCCAGCAAACCGCTTAGTGCGGCGTTTTTTCCCAGTTTATCCAAAGTTGGTGGGTAATCACTTCTTGTTGAGTGCCAAGGAAGTAAAGGTCGATTTATCCCGTCCTGAAAATAAAGATTTTGTTTTTCACGTGAAGAAAAATGTACGTTACGCCACGCCACTATTTTTGTGTGTGGCAGTGGTGGAACTTTCTGATGTGATGTTCGCTTTTGACAGCGTTCCTGCGGTGATTGCGGTTAGCCGTGAACCGCTGATTGTTTACTCTGCCATGATGTTTGCCGTATTGGGTTTGAGAACGATCTACTTTGTGCTGGAGGCGTTACGTAACCATCTGGTTCATCTGGAAAAGGCGGTTATCTTCTTACTGTTCTTTGTCAGCTTTAAGCTGGGACTCAATGCCAGTGAGCATATATGGCATCACGGATATGAGATCGGTGCGACAGCTAGTCTTGGCGTGGTGTTGACGGCATTAGCGGTGGGCATCCTGAGCAGTTTTATTTTTCCTGCGAAAGACGATAAATAG
- a CDS encoding 5-carboxymethyl-2-hydroxymuconate Delta-isomerase has protein sequence MPNTTLSGIYKQNLMMEPYPMPQIHITYTPNLPSQPQLEPFVIQIHNAVAPLISSDTSNFKTYLMPIERSVIGLADKEKAVMHIDFRMFTGRSAAIKQEVAKTILLLARNTFSSPNGVETEITLEVGNLDNDNYHKVIINQ, from the coding sequence GTGCCAAATACCACGTTATCCGGTATATATAAACAAAACCTAATGATGGAACCTTACCCAATGCCTCAAATTCATATCACTTATACCCCCAACCTGCCATCACAGCCGCAGTTAGAGCCTTTTGTTATTCAGATACATAACGCAGTAGCGCCGCTAATTTCATCGGATACCTCTAACTTTAAGACCTACCTTATGCCGATAGAGAGATCGGTAATTGGTCTGGCAGATAAAGAAAAAGCGGTGATGCACATTGATTTCAGAATGTTTACCGGACGCAGTGCCGCCATCAAACAAGAAGTGGCAAAAACCATTCTGCTGCTGGCAAGAAATACCTTTTCATCACCAAATGGGGTGGAAACAGAAATTACGTTAGAGGTGGGTAATCTGGATAACGATAACTATCATAAAGTTATCATCAATCAGTAA
- a CDS encoding sigma 54-interacting transcriptional regulator produces the protein MTTHKAHILVVDDDLSHCTIIQALMKGWGYQVTLAHNGIEAREQVRQTPFDLILTDVRMSEMDGIEALKAIKAYNPAIPILIMTAYSNVESAVEAIKAGAYDYLTKPLDFDMLQLTVERALEHTNLKTENQQLRQQLTVENPDLIGRSPQMRRLMEMVMMIAPSEATVLICGESGTGKELIARSVHAYSLRKDRPMVIVNCAALSESLLESELFGHEKGAFTGADKRREGRFMEADKGTLFLDEIGEVSLLMQAKLLRAIQEREIQRVGSNQTLSVDVRLIAATNRDLKADVETGKFRQDLYYRLNVVTVDTPALRERREDIPPLTMHFLTKFAQRNRKSVKGFTPQAMDMLLKYNWPGNVRELENTIERAVILLTGDFISEKELPLSINQFAEEHAHNLDLDKPIQPLEQVEKEAILTALEKTGGNKTEAAKQLGITRKTLLAKLQK, from the coding sequence ATGACCACCCATAAAGCGCATATTCTGGTCGTTGATGACGACCTGAGCCACTGCACTATTATTCAGGCATTGATGAAAGGCTGGGGCTATCAGGTTACGCTGGCTCATAACGGTATTGAAGCACGGGAGCAGGTCAGACAAACGCCATTTGACCTGATTTTAACTGATGTTCGTATGTCTGAAATGGACGGCATCGAAGCATTGAAAGCCATCAAAGCCTACAATCCGGCGATCCCAATTCTGATTATGACCGCCTATTCAAACGTAGAGTCCGCCGTGGAAGCCATCAAAGCTGGCGCATACGACTATCTCACTAAGCCACTGGATTTTGATATGTTGCAGTTGACCGTCGAACGGGCGCTGGAACATACCAATCTCAAAACCGAAAACCAGCAGCTACGCCAACAGCTAACAGTAGAGAACCCGGATCTAATCGGCCGCAGCCCGCAAATGCGACGCTTGATGGAAATGGTGATGATGATCGCCCCCTCAGAAGCCACGGTGCTGATATGCGGAGAATCAGGAACCGGTAAAGAACTCATTGCTCGTTCAGTTCACGCCTATAGCTTGCGTAAAGACCGGCCAATGGTCATCGTCAACTGTGCGGCTTTAAGTGAATCTCTGCTGGAATCAGAGCTATTTGGTCATGAAAAAGGCGCGTTTACCGGTGCGGATAAGCGTCGGGAAGGCCGTTTTATGGAGGCTGATAAAGGTACGCTGTTTCTGGATGAAATTGGCGAGGTCTCTCTGTTGATGCAGGCTAAGCTGCTACGGGCGATTCAGGAACGGGAAATTCAGCGGGTTGGCAGCAACCAAACCCTATCGGTAGATGTACGGCTGATTGCCGCCACCAACCGCGACCTTAAGGCCGATGTAGAAACCGGTAAATTTCGCCAAGATCTCTACTATCGCCTCAATGTGGTCACCGTCGATACTCCGGCATTAAGAGAACGACGAGAAGATATTCCCCCGCTGACCATGCACTTTCTAACAAAATTTGCCCAACGCAACCGTAAATCGGTTAAAGGTTTTACCCCACAGGCTATGGATATGCTCTTGAAATACAACTGGCCAGGTAATGTTCGCGAGTTGGAAAATACTATCGAACGAGCCGTTATTTTGCTGACCGGTGACTTTATCAGCGAAAAAGAGCTGCCGCTAAGCATTAACCAGTTCGCGGAAGAACACGCTCACAACCTCGATTTAGATAAACCCATTCAGCCGCTAGAGCAGGTAGAAAAAGAAGCCATTTTAACCGCGCTGGAAAAAACCGGCGGCAATAAAACCGAAGCCGCCAAACAGCTCGGTATTACCCGAAAAACGCTGTTGGCGAAATTACAGAAGTAG
- a CDS encoding ATP-binding protein, producing the protein MKALKWRPGLPAILPSWFFIGSVVILIAVIITVTIKDLNRGRDIETQTLLEKSTVLIRAFESGTRTGMGMRWRHDQRQTLLEEMAYQPGILYIAITDTSGRVLAHSDPDKVGSQLYTPQEMQNLHVSQTEQWRITPFADEQDKHQSAFEVYRFFKPLKRMAGRRMHLGRQRLDAYWSNDIEDEDRDHNVIFTAFDTSTLEASQAKDIRNTLIFLSILGLLALASILSLFWAKRYQHSSRQLQDSKAFSSEIITNLPIGLITTNEHRQISVINHTAEKILGLDAVGLFGRNIKQALPDSWNQLAGSDHNHQPVIEREIDYTLTSGQTIPLSISVANIINSSGNFLGNVFIFKDMREVRQLQEEVRRKEKMAAIGNLAAGVAHEIRNPLSSIKGFAKYFEGRSEQGSEEQELAKVMAKEVDRLNRVITELLELVRPSDLRIQPVNICDVIEHSLHLIRQDAEARHINILFKAEPKLPLVDIDPDRFTQALLNLYLNAIQAIGSTGTVEVRLSINATSELQIVVKDSGKGIPADDLTKIFNPYFTTKASGTGLGLTVVQKVVEEHQGKIGVTSQRSTGTRFELTIPIKHSPSIQEASDHDHP; encoded by the coding sequence ATGAAAGCGCTTAAGTGGAGACCGGGTTTACCCGCCATCTTACCCTCGTGGTTTTTTATCGGTTCCGTCGTTATTCTGATCGCCGTCATTATTACTGTGACCATCAAAGATCTGAACCGGGGTCGCGATATTGAAACTCAAACGCTGCTGGAAAAAAGCACCGTCTTAATACGCGCTTTTGAGTCTGGTACCCGTACCGGAATGGGAATGCGCTGGCGTCACGACCAGCGGCAAACCCTGCTAGAAGAGATGGCCTATCAGCCAGGTATTCTGTATATCGCCATTACGGATACCTCAGGCAGGGTTCTGGCTCACAGCGACCCGGATAAAGTCGGTTCACAGCTTTACACCCCACAGGAAATGCAAAATCTACACGTTTCCCAAACGGAACAGTGGCGCATTACTCCCTTTGCTGACGAGCAAGACAAACACCAAAGTGCGTTTGAAGTTTATCGTTTTTTCAAACCGTTGAAGCGTATGGCAGGCCGCCGCATGCATCTGGGAAGACAAAGGCTTGATGCTTACTGGTCTAACGATATCGAAGATGAAGATCGGGATCACAATGTGATCTTTACTGCCTTTGATACTTCCACATTAGAAGCCTCACAGGCAAAAGATATTCGCAATACGTTAATTTTTCTCTCTATTCTTGGCCTATTGGCCTTAGCCAGCATCTTGTCACTGTTTTGGGCCAAACGTTATCAGCACTCCAGCCGCCAGTTGCAGGACTCTAAAGCGTTCTCATCAGAAATTATCACTAATTTACCAATTGGATTAATTACCACCAATGAGCATCGACAAATTAGCGTGATAAACCACACCGCAGAAAAAATTCTGGGGCTCGACGCGGTAGGGCTGTTTGGCCGTAATATCAAACAGGCGCTTCCCGATAGCTGGAATCAACTGGCTGGCAGTGATCATAACCATCAACCGGTGATAGAGCGTGAAATTGACTATACCCTAACCTCAGGCCAGACCATTCCTCTCAGCATCAGCGTAGCCAACATCATTAATAGCAGCGGAAACTTTTTAGGTAATGTCTTTATCTTCAAAGATATGCGCGAAGTCCGTCAGCTACAGGAAGAGGTTCGACGTAAAGAGAAGATGGCAGCCATCGGTAATCTGGCAGCGGGCGTTGCCCATGAGATCAGAAACCCGCTCTCTTCTATCAAAGGGTTTGCCAAATACTTTGAAGGTCGTTCAGAGCAAGGGAGTGAAGAACAAGAACTAGCAAAGGTCATGGCAAAAGAGGTCGACCGTTTAAATCGCGTCATTACTGAACTGCTGGAGCTGGTTCGCCCATCTGACTTAAGAATTCAACCGGTGAATATTTGTGATGTGATTGAGCACTCACTTCATCTGATACGTCAGGATGCGGAAGCAAGACATATCAACATTCTGTTTAAAGCTGAGCCCAAGTTACCGCTGGTTGATATTGACCCGGATCGCTTTACTCAGGCCCTGTTAAATCTTTATCTGAATGCGATTCAGGCCATTGGCAGCACGGGTACTGTGGAAGTTCGCCTGAGCATCAATGCAACTTCAGAGCTACAGATCGTGGTTAAGGATTCAGGTAAAGGCATTCCCGCTGACGATCTGACCAAGATTTTTAATCCGTACTTTACCACCAAAGCATCTGGCACTGGCCTTGGCCTGACCGTGGTTCAAAAAGTAGTGGAAGAGCATCAAGGGAAAATAGGCGTTACCAGCCAACGCTCAACGGGTACTCGCTTTGAGCTGACTATTCCAATCAAACATAGCCCATCAATACAGGAGGCTTCTGACCATGACCACCCATAA